The following coding sequences are from one Ctenopharyngodon idella isolate HZGC_01 chromosome 17, HZGC01, whole genome shotgun sequence window:
- the plekhh1 gene encoding pleckstrin homology domain-containing family H member 1 — MAEVMEGVATAAVPNTSVDWQKRCIALETQLMRFRLQAGNIRHLLAERMQELEQRVIEADQRAENAEKQVHIMEEKLKSANMQPSESENSLYRRYQELSSQIQEKDMIIKRLEGQLEKQSLVRAQEAKIIEEKAAKIKDWVTFKLREMETENQQLKKANLKQAEQILILQDKLQTLLERPMSPAVDAHLVPSSPLHPPSCPGTPPVQEEGWRLTGSRIANSTDSKRKITEGCDSAFHSASLLPTLQDKGDSYKSSQDGVDITTSVKETGEGAEPSFGAPRERGVGGASDIDHSSDELNSKFRSQRLRSSSSSSSSSSSAYETSGPGGFDTPTPTPKSPPPVPLSPPLIRLPLSCPFHLALPLGTSMTLPKVRTPLTPRDSIQLVKKHHSQPQPGIERLHQVNVNIDIGNCTSPSCGSVPTHGLEETDIDEGPPESMEGVVEGSEMEAQPADGGLLDKLAKEFEMMDPEALKPPTPPLHRFPSWESRIYAVAKSGMRVSEACLGAKTFGRVSTQPQHSTTGPFTHLIYKNISVPVYSTLKGKATQISNVPLPDDDSGSEDDSSSLASLHTSILGPDKKGSTPGSPRAVKRGVSMSSISSESDYAIPPDAYSLDSDCSEPEHKVQRTSSYSCESVGQETLEKTGYLLKMGGQVKAWKRRWFILRNGEILYYKSPSDVIRKPQGQMELNSSCHIARGEGAQTFQLITEKKTFYLAADSPNILEDWIRVLQNVLKVQASGPVSMDKEVKATVRGWLTKVKHGHSKLVWCALIGKVFYYYRNQDDKFPLGQLHVREARVEEVDRSCDSDEDYEAGGRGFLSSHFTLVVHPKEQSPTYLLVGTKQEKDTWLYHLTVAAGSCASLRVGTEYEQLIGKLLDVDGDPDSALWKREVLCFSKEGLRYPLTTLPSEALQTEALKLFKSCQLFINVLVESPSIDYHTSLAQNALQVCLTHPELQNEMYCQLIKQTNCRTPHNYALTQCWQLLSLCVALFLPQHHFLWYLRQYLQQNADPRTEVGKYAVYCQRSVERTLQNGEREAKPSRMEILSILLRNPYHHSLPFSIPVHFMNNTYEVVGFDGSTTVEEFLNTVNQRAGMRKPQISGFALFTDDPSGKDLEHCLQPSNKICDVISKWEQALKELHPGKYEGTRIVRLTYKSRLCFRAQAKGETERERLLLAYQVNDEVQQGHFPVSKELALEVAALMAQVEHGDLDRPAMSPVGSPQPKTQQVLLQVLERFYPKRYKQECSMEQLRDLGERLATKWSVLHGCTASECVRIYLTVARKWPLFGAKLFSAKPLPPSSLDQTQVWLAVNEDGLSVLDYTMHPLATYPYQSVITFGGCKEDFMLVISQIKDQALGKKTVDKLLFAMAKPKILELTLLVVSYINYWTSSLPGAGNQTQGSVLGSPGDRKLWDIDSRHFPSMTYTTKGPTLL; from the exons ATGCAGGAGTTGGAACAGAGAGTGATAGAGGCTGACCAGCGGGCAGAGAACGCTGAAAAACAG GTCCATATAATGGAGGAGAAACTGAAGTCTGCAAACATGCAGCCCAGCGAATCAGAAAACTCACTGTACAGGCGCTATCAAGAGCTGAGCAGTCAAATACAGGAGAAAGATATGATCATAAAGAGACTCGAAGGACAGCTGGAGAAGCAG AGCTTGGTTCGAGCCCAAGAGGCCAAGATTATTGAAGAGAAGGCTGCAAAAATCAAAGACTGGGTCACTTTTAAGTTGCGAGAG ATGGAAACCGAGAACCAGCAGTTGAAGAAGGCAAACCTGAAGCAGGCTGAGCAGATCCTCATACTGCAAGACAAGCTTCAGA CTCTTCTCGAGAGGCCCATGTCTCCAGCAGTGGATGCCCACCTGGTCCCCTCCAGCCCACTCCACCCTCCGAGCTGCCCCGGGACACCCCCCGTCCAGGAGGAGGGCTGGAGATTGACAGGATCTCGCATAGCCAATTCTACAG ATAGCAAAAGGAAAATCACGGAGGGTTGCGATTCCGCTTTTCATAGTGCATCCTTACTTCCCACATTACAAGACAAAGGAGATTCTTATAAGTCTAGTCAAGATGGTGTTGACATCACAACCTCAGTAAAGGAGACTGGAGAGGGGGCGGAGCCTTCTTTTGGAGCGCCACGTGAGAGAGGAGTGGGAGGAGCCTCAGACATAGATCACTCTTCTGATGAGCTCAACAGCAAATTTCGTTCCCAGCGCCTTCGCTCTTCTTCCTCATCttcttcctcatcctcctcaGCATATGAGACTTCTGGTCCGGGTGGCTTCGACACgcctacccctactcctaaaagCCCTCCTCCTGTGCCCCTCTCACCCCCATTAATACGCCTCCCACTGTCATGCCCCTTCCATCTGGCTTTACCCTTGGGCACCAGCATGACCCTGCCCAAAGTTCGCACTCCTCTAACCCCCCGTGACAGCATCCAGCTTGTGAAGAAACACCACAGTCAGCCGCAACCCGGCATAGAGCGCCTCCATCAGGTCAACGTCAACATTGATATCGGAAACTGCACCTCTCCATCCTGTGGTTCGGTTCCCACACATGGGCTAGAGGAGACGGACATTGATGAAGGGCCTCCAGAAAGCATGGAGGGTGTGGTGGAGGGGTCAGAGATGGAAGCTCAGCCTGCTGATGGAGGGTTATTGGATAAGTTGGCCAAAGAGTTTGAGATGATGGACCCAGAAGCTCTTAAACCGCCTACACCACCTCTGCACCGATTTCCATCTTGG gaGAGCCGGATCTATGCAGTAGCTAAATCAGGAATGAGAGTCTCAGAGGCCTGTCTTGGAGCTAAGACTTTTGGGAGAG TATCCACCCAGCCTCAGCACTCAACAACTGGCCCCTTCACCCACCTCATTTATAAGAACATCAGTGTGCCTGTGTACTCCACACTTAAAGGG AAAGCGACTCAGATCAGCAATGTCCCTCTCCCCGATGATGACTCCGGTTCAGAAGACGACAGCAGCTCATTGGCCAGCTTGCACACATCCATACTGGGGCCAGATAAAAAGGGCAGCACCCCTGGCAGCCCTCGAGCTGTCAAAAGAG GTGTTTCTATGTCCTCCATCAGTTCAGAGAGTGACTATGCCATTCCTCCGGATGCGTACTCGTTGGACAGTGACTGCTCAGAGCCCGAGCACAAGGTGCAGCGCACCTCCTCCTACTCCTGTGAAAGTGTTGGACAG GAGACTCTAGAAAAGACAGGTTACTTGCTGAAAATGGGTGGTCAGGTAAAGGCGTGGAAGAGGCGCTGGTTCATTCTGAGGAACGGGGAGATCTTGTACTACAAGTCGCCG AGTGATGTGATCCGGAAACCTCAGGGCCAAATGGAGCTGAACTCCTCGTGTCATATAGCCCGCGGAGAGGGAGCTCAGACATTCCAG TTAATTACAGAGAAGAAGACCTTTTACTTGGCTGCAGACTCCCCAAATATCCTGGAGGACTGGATCAGAGTTCTCCAGAATGTTCTCAAGGTCCAGGCCAGTGGACCAGTTTCCATGGATAAAGAAGTCAAGGCCACTGTGAGAGGCTGGCTAACAAAG GTGAAGCATGGTCATTCAAAGCTTGTGTGGTGTGCTTTGATTGGGAAAGTCTTCTACTACTACCGTAACCAGGATGACAAG TTCCCTCTAGGTCAGCTGCATGTTCGGGAAGCACGGGTGGAAGAAGTAGACAGATCGTGTGACTCTGACGAGGATTATGAAGCAGGTGGACGGGGCTTCCTCTCCTCTCACTTTACGTTAGTGGTCCATCCCAAAGAGCAAAGCCCCACCTACCTGCTTGTCGGCACTAAACAAGAAAAG GACACCTGGCTGTATCACCTGACTGTTGCGGCGGGCAGTTGTGCCAGCCTGAGGGTGGGCACAGAGTACGAACAGCTGATCGGCAAGCTGTTGGATGTCGATGGAGATCCAG ACTCTGCTCTGTGGAAACGTGAAGTGCTGTGCTTCAGTAAGGAGGGTCTGCGGTACCCCCTCACCACGCTGCCCTCCGAGGCACTTCAAACAGAGGCTCTCAAGCTCTTTAAG TCATGCCAGCTGTTCATCAATGTGCTGGTGGAATCACCCTCAATTGACTACCACACCTCGCTggcccagaatgcactgcaggTGTGCCTAACACATCCAGAGCTGCAGAATGAAATGTACTGTCAGCTGATCAAACAGACCAATTGCCGCACTCCTCACAACTATGCCCTTACGCAG tgCTGGCAGCTGTTGTCACTGTGTGTAGCTCTCTTCCTGCCTCAGCACCATTTCCTGTGGTACCTGAGACAGTACCTGCAGCAGAACGCAGATCCCAG GACTGAAGTGGGGAAGTATGCTGTGTACTGCCAGCGCTCAGTCGAGAGAACTTTACAGaatggagagagagaagcaAAGCCTTCGCGGATGGAAATTCTATCTATTCTGTTGAGAAACCCCTATCATCACTCTCTACCCTTCAGCATACCTGTACACTTCATGAACAACACTTATGAg GTTGTAGGTTTTGATGGTTCCACCACAGTGGAGGAGTTCCTGAACACGGTGAACCAGAGGGCAGGCATGAGGAAGCCACAGATTTCAGGCTTTGCGCTCTTCACTGACGACCCCTCTGGCAAAGACCTGGAGCACTGCCTGCAGCCCAGCAATAAA ATCTGTGATGTGATCTCCAAGTGGGAACAGGCACTGAAAGAACTTCATCCTGGAAAATATGAAGGAACACGGATTGTCCGTCTCACTTATAAAAGCAG GCTGTGTTTCCGAGCTCAGGCTAAGGGGGAAACTGAGCGAGAGCGCCTTCTGCTGGCATATCAAGTAAATGATGAGGTACAACAAGGGCACTTCCCTGTCAGTAAAGAACTGGCCCTGGAAGTGGCTGCGCTGATGGCACAG GTTGAGCATGGTGACCTAGACCGGCCTGCAATGTCTCCTGTTGGTTCTCCTCAGCCGAAGACCCAACAGGTCCTTCTGCAGGTACTGGAGCGGTTTTACCCTAAACGCTACAAACAAGAATGCAGCATGGAACAGCTCAG GGACCTCGGTGAGCGTTTGGCCACTAAGTGGTCTGTCCTGCATGGGTGCACAGCCTCCGAATGTGTGAGAATCTACCTGACCGTGGCTCGCAAGTGGCCTCTGTTTGGGGCCAAGCTGTTCAGTGCCAAG CCACTGCCTCCCTCTTCATTGGATCAGACTCAGGTGTGGCTGGCTGTTAATGAGGATGGGCTGAGTGTCCTGGACTACACAATG CACCCATTGGCCACATATCCATATCAGTCAGTGATCACCTTTGGGGGCTGCAAGGAAGATTTCATGCTAGTGATCAGCCAGATTAAAGACCAGGCTTTGGGCAAGAAGACTGTGGATAAACTTTTATTTGCAATGGCTAAACCAAAG ATCCTGGAACTGACGCTCCTCGTGGTTAGTTATATTAACTACTGGACCTCCAGCTTACCAGGGGCCGGCAACCAGACTCAAGGCTCAGTGCTGGGGTCTCCGGGAGACAGGAAGCTCTGGGACATAGACAGCCGACACTTCCCCTCAATGACATACACAACCAAAGGCCCCACTCTCCTTTAA